The proteins below come from a single Iocasia fonsfrigidae genomic window:
- the tilS gene encoding tRNA lysidine(34) synthetase TilS: protein MKLIARFKEYIKEYDLLKNGDSLIIGVSGGPDSLTLFHLLNSLKKEYNLYLVVFHLNHMFRKEASAEAEYVRGIAKRYEIKAIIEEYDVPAYIQKEGLSPEEAARKVRFNLLKKWAGKLDIKKVALAHNKDDLVETVFLNITRGSGLQGLTGINPLTEIDGINFIHPLLDIYREEIENYCQENNLKPVYDQTNNEVIYTRNKLRHKVIPYLEKEINPRLKGAVSRMAAHLRSVENFLSRITQEKLAEILLENNKHRIVLSLSAIQKEEQLIRRRLVKGVIGLLRGDVIDLYTVHYKAIDKLICAGETGKKIPIKEELQIRISYDKLIFEIKNRGKKVSSYNKRLTVPGETLLSNKVVIKTWIIPFYNDWQQDAFSQDICFCDYNKIDLPLFVRNRRNGDRFKPLGMKGEKKIKDFYIDEKVPLNKRDKTPIIVDNKDRVLWIVGMRMDDRFKVSPDTANILKIGIKYPGGD, encoded by the coding sequence TTGAAATTAATAGCAAGATTTAAAGAGTACATAAAAGAATATGACCTACTTAAAAATGGTGATTCATTAATTATTGGTGTCTCAGGGGGGCCTGATTCGCTAACTTTATTTCATCTCCTGAATAGTCTTAAAAAGGAATACAATCTCTATTTAGTAGTTTTTCATCTTAATCATATGTTTCGTAAGGAGGCATCTGCCGAAGCGGAATATGTTAGAGGGATTGCTAAGAGATATGAAATCAAAGCTATTATTGAGGAATATGATGTCCCGGCCTATATTCAGAAGGAGGGGCTTTCACCAGAAGAGGCAGCCAGAAAGGTAAGGTTTAATTTACTTAAAAAATGGGCAGGAAAATTAGATATTAAAAAGGTGGCTTTGGCACATAATAAAGATGACTTGGTAGAGACAGTGTTTCTAAATATAACGCGGGGGTCAGGTCTGCAGGGGTTAACTGGTATTAACCCTCTTACAGAAATTGATGGGATTAATTTTATCCACCCACTTCTTGACATATATAGAGAAGAGATAGAAAATTATTGTCAGGAAAATAATTTGAAGCCGGTCTATGACCAGACAAATAATGAAGTCATCTATACGAGGAATAAATTAAGACATAAAGTCATACCATATCTTGAAAAGGAGATTAATCCCCGTCTTAAGGGGGCGGTAAGCAGGATGGCCGCACATCTTCGTAGTGTAGAGAATTTTCTTTCCAGGATTACCCAGGAAAAGTTGGCTGAGATTTTACTTGAGAATAATAAGCATAGGATAGTATTATCACTATCAGCTATACAAAAAGAAGAACAGCTTATCAGAAGGAGACTGGTAAAAGGGGTGATTGGACTCCTGCGTGGTGATGTTATTGATCTCTATACAGTACATTATAAAGCTATTGATAAATTGATCTGTGCTGGTGAAACTGGAAAGAAAATACCTATTAAAGAAGAATTGCAGATTCGTATTTCTTATGATAAACTCATTTTTGAGATAAAAAATAGGGGAAAAAAAGTAAGTTCCTATAATAAGAGATTGACAGTGCCTGGTGAGACCCTGTTATCTAATAAAGTAGTTATAAAAACCTGGATTATTCCTTTTTATAACGACTGGCAGCAAGATGCCTTTAGTCAGGATATCTGTTTTTGTGATTATAACAAGATAGACTTGCCTCTTTTTGTTAGAAATCGAAGGAATGGTGATCGATTTAAACCACTTGGTATGAAGGGAGAAAAAAAGATAAAGGATTTTTATATTGATGAAAAGGTCCCCTTAAATAAGCGAGATAAAACACCTATTATTGTTGATAATAAAGACAGAGTATTATGGATTGTGGGAATGAGGATGGATGATAGGTTTAAGGTTAGCCCTGATACAGCAAATATTTTAAAAATAGGTATAAAATATCCTGGAGGGGATTAA
- a CDS encoding Ppx/GppA phosphatase family protein — translation MRIGVIDIGTNSCRLLILDYNNSKFKVLKQGLIITRLGEGVDSTGRLKETAMNRVEKALENYAVELENYGVKKTKIVGTSALRDVSNASILLDGVYRKTGLRIEIISGEEEAVYNLQGAMLDLVDDNFILIDIGGGSTEFIWQDSDSIIYKSLNIGSVRMTERHLKDTSQPISDNELLAIEQDVSKTIIEKLNIKENSLQAVGLGGTITTLAAVNQRLLDYDPDKIHNYRLTYEEIGDIKQELADKTLQQRKLVPGLQPGRADVIIAGTVILQVIMKELSLDEVIVSEHDILYGLAKEIIKAVD, via the coding sequence ATGAGGATAGGGGTAATTGATATTGGTACTAATTCCTGCCGCCTGTTAATACTGGATTATAATAATAGTAAATTTAAGGTTTTAAAACAAGGTTTAATAATAACCAGACTGGGTGAGGGTGTTGATAGTACCGGTAGATTAAAAGAAACGGCGATGAATAGGGTAGAAAAGGCTTTAGAAAACTATGCAGTAGAGCTTGAGAACTATGGTGTAAAAAAGACAAAGATTGTTGGGACCAGTGCTTTAAGAGATGTAAGCAATGCCAGTATTTTACTTGACGGGGTTTATAGAAAAACAGGACTAAGAATTGAAATAATTAGTGGGGAAGAAGAGGCTGTTTATAATTTGCAGGGGGCTATGCTTGACCTGGTAGATGATAATTTTATTTTAATTGATATTGGTGGAGGTAGTACAGAATTTATCTGGCAGGATAGTGATAGTATTATCTATAAAAGTCTTAATATAGGGTCTGTTAGGATGACAGAAAGACATCTTAAAGATACCAGCCAGCCTATTTCTGATAATGAGTTGCTGGCTATTGAGCAGGATGTTTCGAAAACTATAATAGAAAAGCTGAATATAAAAGAAAATAGCCTGCAGGCAGTTGGTCTTGGTGGTACAATTACTACCCTTGCTGCTGTAAATCAAAGATTACTTGACTATGATCCAGATAAAATTCATAATTATAGACTGACTTATGAGGAAATCGGTGATATTAAACAGGAATTAGCCGATAAAACTCTTCAGCAGAGAAAATTAGTACCTGGACTACAGCCTGGTAGGGCTGATGTGATTATAGCAGGAACGGTAATTTTGCAGGTAATCATGAAAGAATTAAGTCTAGATGAGGTGATTGTAAGTGAACATGATATATTATATGGTCTAGCAAAAGAAATAATAAAAGCAGTTGATTGA
- a CDS encoding S1 RNA-binding domain-containing protein, giving the protein MSIEVGSTVEGKVTGITKFGAFVELPGGDTGLIHISEVANTYVKDINNFLKEDEKVKVKVIKIGNDGKIGLSIKQLKDPSERKDHAPQMSFEDKMSKFMKESSERLQDIRNREVKRGGNSR; this is encoded by the coding sequence ATGTCCATTGAGGTAGGCAGTACTGTTGAAGGTAAAGTAACAGGTATTACTAAATTTGGAGCGTTTGTTGAGTTGCCGGGGGGCGATACTGGTTTAATCCATATTTCAGAGGTGGCCAATACCTATGTGAAAGATATTAATAACTTTCTTAAGGAAGATGAAAAGGTTAAGGTGAAGGTTATTAAAATAGGTAATGATGGGAAAATTGGGCTTTCCATTAAACAGCTAAAAGACCCTTCCGAGCGCAAAGACCATGCCCCACAGATGTCTTTTGAGGATAAAATGTCTAAGTTTATGAAAGAGAGTAGTGAACGCCTTCAGGATATTAGGAACCGGGAAGTAAAGCGCGGTGGTAATAGCAGATAA
- the ftsH gene encoding ATP-dependent zinc metalloprotease FtsH, with amino-acid sequence MNGFVKNLGFYLVLIVISILVAQFFMQQTPDVIKDFSYTDLITQVEKGKINQVTIIGNEEVQGSYNNKRFNVPIPPEAVPELMRVLGENNVEISTKPQPTAPWWMSLLGYVLPIIILIGAWFFIMQRMQGGGSQMMSFGKSKARLNENSKQVTFDDVANYEEVKEELQEVVEFLKNPRKFTKMGAKIPKGVLLVGPPGTGKTLLARAVAGEAGVPFFFISGSDFVEMFVGVGASRVRDLFEQGKKNSPCIIFVDELDAVGRQRGAGLGGGHDEREQTLNQLLVEMDGFETNEGIILMAATNRPDVLDPALLRPGRFDRQVIVDKPDVRGREGILKIHLRDKPIADDVDTKVLAKRTPGFTGADMENLANEAAILAVRRKKNNIQMDEFDDAIDRVIAGPAKKSSVMSEKEKNLVAYHETGHALTANLLEFADKTHKVSIVPRGRAGGMTWTLPDDDKNFMGKKELLDEIVVLLGGRAAEAIFLDDISTGAQNDLERASKIVRAMVTEYGMSEKLGPLTLGQKHNEQIFLGRDISRQRNYSEEIAAEIDREISSLIGDCYERAEKLLKENTAKVERVVRALKERETLDSEQLQKLMDGEPLKELEEESAETAETNEQDKKNDNTHNVIKSDDDIDQGE; translated from the coding sequence TTGAATGGTTTTGTTAAGAATTTAGGTTTTTATTTAGTATTGATTGTAATATCGATTTTAGTAGCGCAATTTTTTATGCAGCAAACCCCTGATGTTATTAAAGACTTCAGTTATACAGATCTTATTACTCAGGTTGAAAAAGGGAAAATTAATCAAGTAACTATTATTGGTAATGAGGAAGTACAGGGGAGTTATAACAACAAGAGATTTAATGTTCCAATTCCCCCGGAGGCCGTTCCTGAATTAATGAGGGTTCTGGGAGAAAATAATGTTGAAATTAGCACAAAACCTCAGCCAACTGCACCATGGTGGATGAGTCTTTTAGGATATGTTTTACCGATAATAATATTAATAGGTGCCTGGTTTTTTATTATGCAGCGGATGCAGGGCGGCGGCAGTCAGATGATGTCATTTGGTAAGAGTAAAGCCCGTCTAAATGAGAATAGCAAACAGGTTACTTTTGATGATGTTGCTAATTATGAAGAAGTAAAAGAAGAGCTCCAGGAAGTAGTAGAATTCCTTAAAAATCCCCGTAAATTTACCAAGATGGGGGCTAAGATTCCTAAGGGGGTTTTATTGGTTGGCCCTCCTGGTACTGGTAAAACCTTACTGGCCAGGGCTGTAGCAGGCGAAGCCGGAGTGCCTTTCTTTTTTATAAGTGGTTCTGACTTTGTCGAAATGTTTGTTGGTGTTGGTGCATCCAGGGTAAGAGACCTCTTTGAACAGGGTAAAAAGAATTCTCCCTGTATTATATTTGTTGATGAGCTGGATGCTGTTGGTAGACAGAGGGGAGCTGGCCTTGGTGGAGGACATGATGAAAGGGAACAAACCCTAAACCAGCTTCTTGTTGAAATGGATGGTTTTGAAACAAATGAAGGTATTATTTTAATGGCTGCTACAAATAGGCCGGATGTATTAGACCCTGCCTTACTAAGACCTGGACGTTTTGACCGTCAGGTTATAGTTGATAAGCCAGATGTCCGTGGGAGAGAGGGTATCTTAAAAATACATTTACGTGATAAACCTATTGCTGATGATGTGGATACAAAGGTGCTTGCTAAAAGGACACCTGGTTTTACCGGGGCTGATATGGAAAACCTTGCTAATGAAGCTGCTATTCTTGCGGTCAGGCGGAAGAAGAATAATATTCAAATGGATGAGTTTGATGATGCTATTGACCGGGTAATTGCTGGTCCTGCTAAAAAAAGCAGCGTGATGTCTGAAAAAGAAAAGAATCTGGTGGCTTATCATGAGACAGGGCATGCGTTAACAGCTAATCTCCTGGAATTTGCTGATAAGACGCACAAGGTTTCTATTGTCCCTCGTGGTAGGGCTGGTGGAATGACCTGGACACTACCTGATGATGACAAGAATTTTATGGGAAAAAAAGAACTTCTTGATGAGATAGTAGTACTTTTAGGAGGACGTGCTGCAGAAGCTATTTTCCTTGATGATATTAGTACTGGTGCTCAGAATGACCTGGAACGGGCAAGTAAAATTGTGCGGGCTATGGTTACTGAATATGGTATGAGTGAAAAACTGGGTCCTTTAACATTAGGTCAAAAGCATAATGAACAGATATTCCTCGGCCGTGATATATCCAGGCAGCGCAATTATAGTGAAGAGATTGCTGCTGAAATTGATAGGGAGATTAGTTCACTTATCGGAGATTGTTATGAAAGGGCTGAAAAGCTGCTTAAAGAAAATACAGCTAAAGTTGAAAGGGTTGTCAGGGCACTTAAAGAAAGGGAGACCCTTGATTCTGAACAATTGCAGAAATTAATGGATGGAGAACCCTTGAAGGAACTAGAAGAAGAAAGTGCTGAAACAGCTGAAACCAATGAACAGGATAAGAAAAATGATAATACTCATAATGTAATAAAAAGTGATGATGACATAGATCAGGGTGAATAA
- a CDS encoding type I phosphomannose isomerase catalytic subunit has protein sequence MCLYPLLFNPVYKEKIWGGNKIRDFFDRDITGDKIGESWEIAAHKKGMSIIANGEFAGKSFQELLNKYPVQLLGKRVSYQEGDSFPLLVKLLDANDKLSVQVHPDDNYARENEAEQGKTEMWYIIDAEPAANLIYGVKPGISREGFSQAIEKGTLEKYLCEIEVKTGDFFFIPSGTLHAIEEGILLAEIQQNSDTTYRVYDWNRKGQDGKPRDLHIKKALDVIDFAVNPFSNTTKSLLVENQNYSKQYLSICPYFAVEKYDVCKKFTLNPAGKSFYILMNITGKGEIGYDNKSFEFDRGMTYFIPASLKNLTISGQLEAIVCYIPPSKEDIITALLQEGFSREEIARLAGFNYQW, from the coding sequence ATGTGTTTATATCCACTTTTGTTTAATCCAGTATATAAAGAGAAGATTTGGGGTGGAAATAAGATTCGAGATTTTTTCGACAGGGATATTACAGGTGATAAGATAGGCGAGAGTTGGGAAATAGCAGCCCATAAGAAGGGAATGAGCATCATTGCTAATGGTGAGTTTGCTGGGAAATCTTTCCAGGAATTATTAAATAAATACCCAGTTCAGCTTTTAGGTAAAAGGGTTTCATATCAAGAAGGGGATAGTTTTCCACTGCTGGTCAAGCTGCTGGATGCCAATGATAAACTATCTGTCCAGGTGCACCCTGATGACAATTATGCCAGAGAAAATGAAGCTGAACAGGGTAAAACAGAGATGTGGTATATTATAGATGCTGAACCTGCTGCCAATTTAATCTATGGGGTTAAGCCAGGAATAAGTAGAGAGGGCTTTAGCCAGGCTATTGAAAAAGGGACCCTGGAGAAATATCTTTGTGAAATAGAAGTAAAAACGGGAGACTTCTTTTTCATACCTTCAGGTACATTACATGCTATAGAAGAGGGGATCTTACTGGCAGAGATTCAGCAGAATTCAGATACTACTTATCGTGTTTATGATTGGAATAGAAAGGGACAGGATGGAAAACCACGTGATTTACATATAAAAAAGGCTCTTGATGTAATAGATTTTGCAGTAAATCCTTTCAGCAATACTACAAAATCACTGCTTGTGGAAAATCAAAATTATAGCAAGCAATATCTATCAATTTGTCCATATTTTGCAGTAGAAAAATATGATGTTTGCAAAAAATTTACATTGAATCCCGCTGGGAAGAGTTTTTACATCTTAATGAATATTACTGGTAAAGGTGAGATTGGGTATGATAACAAGAGTTTTGAGTTTGACAGAGGGATGACATATTTTATTCCAGCCTCACTTAAGAATTTAACTATAAGCGGACAATTAGAGGCTATTGTTTGTTATATTCCTCCCAGTAAAGAAGATATTATTACAGCTCTTTTGCAAGAAGGGTTTTCAAGAGAAGAGATAGCAAGATTGGCTGGTTTTAATTATCAATGGTAG
- a CDS encoding SpoIIE family protein phosphatase, whose protein sequence is MSQGTYFAINQQDTVDRDKKDFRLRYDYFLLCLMGFLLAKAELLTGLYTLALIYWVAVIGLNRYLSFFTTLSIGTGLYLSGDYYNFSYLAAAFMALLLYKFINKKIKLFDLPLCVTLSYLLISLPIYYFTRVLYYQYFILVGESVFIYILSSIVLQGKEKLCKNGKLTRPGLITVFITSCGILIGLANLQLVPVIAVNIVIITFLIAMASTLGLNMSISASVLIGLFMTGVGVVPILTMVRYIVTAFISSLFYKKKKRWMLFGSAMAFFLYSGFSPTTYNLKQAVLELSVAYLIFLILPLNLWRNIFSPFITKGFQVENISFDFEEANNFKHHLEELAGLFQELSVTFKEVLPAERDKKVDDFIYIFRNKVCGSCQRRRYCWDEEKGDTIKKLALMLRDCVRNGGLNRVIITRHLGNRCTYSDKILGSAKASYEIYQVNDFWRERLNDKQEIVSEQLAGISEIIKEFASEPNITVKVPSKLEHIKKKALESNIEISNIEFVSNLKSERINFLVEMEPCAGNCPCEEQVLDLINGEYDYSFRKLTSVCGNKLKDKRCRVKYGPSGNYRLNLSHMQQASTGDVSGDSFMYKPLRDGRNLIVISDGMGIGKKAAVESEAAINLLESIIEAGFEQELAVKTINSALYLRNQDESFTTLDIAIFDTFTAEITFSKIGAIASYIKRGWDLIKVDSACLPAGILDKIELTSQDYQLKQGDFVIMLTDGIIDACSDIENKDEWLRQLLQNSSFDDPGDMVDYIMEVVLNKNGVNDDMTIVVYKIEEVTKKSRKFRAFSRIK, encoded by the coding sequence ATGTCTCAGGGTACATATTTTGCTATTAATCAACAGGATACTGTTGATAGGGATAAAAAGGATTTTAGATTAAGATATGATTATTTTCTTTTGTGTTTAATGGGGTTTTTATTAGCCAAGGCAGAATTATTAACGGGTTTATATACTCTGGCTTTGATATATTGGGTAGCGGTAATCGGGCTAAATAGATATCTTTCGTTTTTTACTACTCTATCTATTGGGACAGGCCTATATCTCAGTGGGGATTATTATAATTTTTCTTATTTAGCAGCAGCTTTCATGGCTCTGTTGTTGTATAAGTTTATTAACAAAAAAATAAAGTTATTTGATTTACCTTTATGTGTTACATTGAGTTATTTACTAATCTCGTTACCTATTTATTATTTTACCAGGGTCTTATACTACCAGTATTTTATATTAGTAGGGGAATCAGTTTTTATTTATATACTTTCTTCTATAGTTCTCCAGGGAAAAGAGAAATTATGCAAAAACGGAAAACTAACTCGCCCAGGCTTAATTACAGTTTTTATTACCTCCTGTGGGATTTTAATTGGTCTGGCTAACCTCCAGTTAGTACCAGTAATAGCAGTAAATATAGTAATAATTACATTTTTGATTGCTATGGCAAGTACCTTAGGATTAAATATGAGTATTTCAGCAAGTGTGTTAATTGGGTTGTTTATGACCGGTGTTGGGGTTGTACCTATCCTGACCATGGTCAGGTATATAGTTACCGCTTTTATTTCCAGCCTGTTTTACAAAAAAAAGAAGAGGTGGATGTTATTTGGGTCTGCTATGGCTTTTTTCTTGTATTCGGGTTTTTCTCCAACTACATATAATCTTAAGCAGGCTGTGTTGGAGCTATCTGTAGCTTATTTGATTTTTTTAATATTACCCTTAAATTTATGGAGGAACATTTTTTCCCCTTTTATTACTAAGGGTTTTCAGGTAGAAAATATAAGTTTTGATTTTGAAGAGGCTAATAATTTCAAACATCACCTTGAGGAATTAGCCGGTCTTTTTCAAGAATTAAGTGTAACATTTAAAGAGGTGCTGCCTGCTGAGAGAGATAAAAAAGTAGATGACTTCATTTATATATTCAGGAATAAGGTTTGTGGTAGTTGTCAGCGTAGAAGGTATTGTTGGGATGAAGAAAAAGGGGATACAATAAAAAAACTTGCTTTAATGCTCAGGGATTGTGTCAGAAATGGGGGGTTAAATCGGGTGATTATAACAAGACATTTAGGAAATAGGTGTACTTATAGTGATAAGATATTAGGGAGTGCTAAAGCAAGTTATGAAATATACCAGGTAAATGATTTCTGGAGGGAGAGGCTTAATGATAAGCAGGAGATTGTATCTGAACAATTGGCTGGTATAAGTGAAATAATTAAGGAATTCGCCAGTGAGCCCAATATTACTGTAAAAGTGCCGTCAAAATTAGAACATATTAAGAAAAAAGCCCTGGAAAGTAATATTGAAATATCTAATATTGAATTTGTTTCTAATCTTAAATCTGAAAGAATAAATTTTTTGGTAGAGATGGAACCATGTGCTGGTAATTGTCCATGTGAAGAGCAGGTATTAGACCTCATTAATGGTGAGTATGATTATTCTTTTAGAAAATTAACTAGTGTATGTGGTAATAAACTAAAAGATAAAAGATGTAGGGTAAAATATGGTCCAAGTGGTAATTATCGTTTGAATTTGTCACATATGCAGCAGGCTTCAACAGGGGATGTTTCCGGTGATAGTTTTATGTATAAACCTTTGAGGGATGGCAGGAATCTTATAGTTATATCAGATGGTATGGGTATTGGTAAAAAGGCTGCCGTGGAGAGTGAAGCAGCAATTAACCTTTTGGAAAGTATAATTGAGGCAGGTTTTGAACAGGAACTGGCTGTAAAGACAATTAATTCAGCTTTATATCTCAGGAATCAAGATGAAAGTTTTACCACCCTTGATATTGCTATATTTGATACATTTACTGCTGAGATTACCTTTAGTAAGATAGGTGCAATAGCAAGCTATATAAAAAGGGGCTGGGATTTAATTAAAGTTGATTCAGCCTGTTTGCCGGCAGGTATTCTTGATAAAATAGAACTTACTTCCCAGGACTATCAATTAAAACAGGGCGACTTTGTTATTATGTTAACAGATGGTATCATAGATGCGTGTTCAGATATAGAAAATAAAGATGAATGGTTGAGGCAACTATTGCAGAATTCATCTTTTGATGACCCAGGTGATATGGTGGATTATATAATGGAGGTAGTATTAAATAAAAACGGGGTTAATGACGATATGACTATTGTTGTTTATAAAATAGAAGAAGTTACAAAAAAAAGCAGGAAATTTAGGGCCTTCTCTAGAATAAAATAG
- a CDS encoding DUF501 domain-containing protein: protein MEDELAVITKQLGREPENFAGVRAYCPFDYPAVVLTAPYSKENGVFPTLYWLSCPYLVKSVARLEDEGLIRELTELLKRDTNLQKELMKAHQKYALLRFSYLDESEKELLSDKSPAILRVLREAGVGGIMDKQGIKCLHTHLADYLVNKQNPIGSLVWQKTAWPSECSICMTGSD from the coding sequence ATGGAAGATGAGCTAGCAGTTATAACAAAACAGCTTGGAAGGGAGCCGGAAAACTTTGCAGGTGTTAGAGCCTATTGTCCCTTTGATTATCCGGCTGTAGTCTTAACAGCACCCTATAGTAAAGAAAATGGGGTTTTTCCCACTCTCTACTGGTTAAGCTGTCCTTATCTTGTTAAAAGTGTTGCTAGACTGGAAGATGAGGGATTGATCAGGGAATTGACTGAACTGCTAAAAAGAGATACTAATTTACAAAAGGAATTAATGAAGGCACACCAGAAATATGCTTTGCTTCGTTTTTCCTATCTTGATGAGTCAGAAAAGGAGTTGTTATCAGATAAATCACCTGCTATATTAAGGGTCTTGCGTGAGGCTGGTGTAGGGGGTATAATGGATAAACAGGGTATTAAATGTTTACATACGCACCTGGCTGATTATCTGGTAAATAAACAAAATCCGATTGGAAGTCTAGTCTGGCAGAAAACTGCTTGGCCGTCAGAGTGTAGTATTTGTATGACTGGGAGTGATTAA
- the hpt gene encoding hypoxanthine phosphoribosyltransferase, which yields MRSDSIFKDDIAKIIIPERVLQNRIEELGGEITSSYQHGEEVVMVCILRGAVMFMADLSQQINLPVIFDFMDVSSYGVATESSGVVRIIKDLEENIENRHVLIVEDIMDTGKTLKYVVDMLQTRNPASIKIATLLDKPERRVVKQINADFNGFEIPDEFVVGYGLDFAERYRNLPFIGVLKKELYS from the coding sequence ATGAGAAGTGATAGTATTTTTAAAGATGATATAGCAAAGATAATCATACCAGAAAGGGTCTTACAGAATAGAATAGAGGAGTTAGGTGGTGAGATAACGTCAAGTTATCAACATGGTGAAGAGGTTGTTATGGTCTGTATCTTACGTGGGGCTGTAATGTTTATGGCTGACTTGTCTCAGCAGATAAATTTGCCTGTTATTTTTGATTTTATGGATGTGTCGAGTTATGGGGTTGCTACTGAATCATCTGGTGTAGTCAGAATAATAAAGGATCTGGAAGAGAATATAGAAAATAGACACGTCCTGATTGTAGAAGATATCATGGATACTGGAAAGACTTTAAAATATGTAGTAGATATGCTTCAGACCAGAAACCCAGCCAGTATAAAGATAGCCACTCTTCTGGATAAACCTGAAAGAAGGGTTGTTAAACAGATAAATGCAGATTTTAATGGTTTTGAGATACCAGACGAATTTGTGGTTGGTTATGGACTTGACTTTGCAGAAAGGTACCGCAACCTGCCTTTTATTGGTGTCCTTAAAAAAGAACTTTATTCATGA